DNA sequence from the Candidatus Rhodoblastus alkanivorans genome:
CGCCGTTCCGGCCTCATATTTCTCGATCTGCGCGGAACTCGCGCCGACGATTTGAGCCAAACGCTCCACGCTCATCTGACGCGACAGTCGCAGCAGTCGAAGCCGTCGTCCGACATGCTCGTCGATGGAATTCACAATCGATTTCATCCTGAAGACTCTGGCAACCCGGTCTACATCCCGCTTATTCAGCGCGACTTTTTTTACGAAACATTCATCAATATTGCATTCGATAGCATGAGCGGTTGCTGAACACACATCCCTTGTCAGGTTTGCGTTAATTGGTTACCGCATGCCATGGCTTCTGCAAAGGCGTGTTTCATGAAACCGATCCTCGCCTTCGTGGTGG
Encoded proteins:
- a CDS encoding helix-turn-helix domain-containing protein, which translates into the protein MCSATAHAIECNIDECFVKKVALNKRDVDRVARVFRMKSIVNSIDEHVGRRLRLLRLSRQMSVERLAQIVGASSAQIEKYEAGTARVSAVDLLHIAVALDQTVAYFFQNARAAVAAGQSPALETLLPEDAIELLRAFANVRDASARRTIIALTISLATFETHGSGANKS